CCCGATGTCATTAATCTGCAGTCATCAACGATTCAGGTTAAGGAGATGGATATGTCCCGTACATTCAAACTTGGTGTTCTGGCTGCAGCAGTGATGGCGGCAGCTCCGGCTGTTCAGGCGTACGAAGCCGGTGATTTTATTGGTCGCGTTGGTGTGGCAACGGTTGATCCGGATTCCTCCAGCAGCAACTTGAACTCCAACGCTCTCGGCGAAATTGATGGCGCCAAAGTGAGCGTCGATTCCAACAGCCAGTTGGGCCTGACTGCAACCTACATGCTGACTGACCAGATCGGTGTTGGCGTGCTGGCGGCGACTCCGTTCAAGCACGACATCAAGGGTGACGGCGCAGCTCTGGGTGGCACTGGCAAGCTGGCAGAAACCAAGCACCTGCCGCCCACCATCACGCTGCAGTACTTCCCGATGCCCAGTGGTAGCAAATTCCAGCCCTACGTTGGTGCCGGCATAAACTACACCAACTTCTTTGAAGAGAAGACCACCCAGACGCTGACCACCACCTATGATGCGGTGGCAGGAAACCCGGGTATCAATGGCACCGACATCGAACTGGATGACAGCTTTGGTCTGGCCGCCGAGATTGGTCTTGATTACATGATCACCGAAAACGTGGGTATCAACGCGGCGGTATGGTGGATCGACATCGACACCGAAGCCACCATCAACGCTTATGCAGGCAATGCCGTTGCTGATACCAGCACCATTGATGTGGATATCGACCCCTGGGTTTACATGGTAGGCGTATCCTACAAGTTCTGATCCCCGTGCCTCCGCCAGTCGCCACGGTCTGTTGGCTGGCGGAAGGTGCGCTTTCCTATGCGGGGCTTCTCCGGCCCCGCCTTTTTTTGCCCACTCGCCACCATTAAACCACTCTTCCCTGAGCCTCTTAATTCAATCCTACTGAACCTGGAAACTCAGCTCAGCCATCACCTCGGCGGGCGGTGGGTTCAGCCTCGCAATCGTCTGGAACTCGTCAACCCATTCGTGCTCACCGTGCAAACCGTCGATAAACGTAGGGCGGATGGCCTGGTAGTAAAGCGTTGTTTCAACCTGCAGAGGCAACGCCAGTGACGTGCCCACGGGAATGCGATAACGGATAGTGTCACGGCCTTCATTGGACGCGTTGAAATCACTGTCGCCCTGAACGCCAACTGGGCGGACATCGTTCGGTACTGCGGCGTTGTCAAAACCGCGGGGCGGGATACGGTTGTCTTTCATGAGGGTCGAGGCATAAAGCAGAATATGGGTTATATCTCCGGTCGTGGAGCCCAGTACGGCCTCGTAGACGGGTACATCCTGTTCGGAACGGACTTCACTGACATGCCCGAGATAACAGGCCTCCGAATCGAAACCGGGAGGTTTCTTGGCCGCCAGACAGGCCTCCGACGTGAAATCCTCATCCATGGGTAAACGGAAGCTGTTGTCTGGTGCACCGTTTGCAAAAACCACCGCACCATTGGCATCGATCACTCGGGTTCCCACCCAGACCCTGCGTGACGGGAAACTGGTGGGCAGTTTATGGCCACTTTCATTCTGGATCGTCAGATCGAAAACCAATTCACCGCTTGCTATGCCTTCGCCGGTGACCGAGAGGGTCGCAGCGGTTTTCAGGAACTCGCGGGTCAGTTCCGCCGTGGCTGCAAAGTCGCCTTCCTCATTGATCGAATCGCGCCCGAGCTCCTCCCGGAACAACTCGAGCGTTTCCAGCAACCAGGTATTTCCGCCCAGCATAACGTGCGGTGAAAAAGGCTGGCGCTCGGGCCAGTTTGCATTCACGCTGCCATCCGGCCTCACCGCTAGCCGGGTCAGGAAGTTCTCCCCGATCTCTTCCCGCGCCATATGGCACTGCTGGCAGGAACGGGTGTTGCTGCCACTGGGGCCGAAATTGCTGCTTGCCCATTCCGTGAAGGGCGTCTGCTCGGGAAAGTCTTCACCGTTGGGCTGGTCCGTTTCTATATCAATGGTCGGGGTATACAGCTCATGGCAGCTGGCGCAGAGCCGCGAATCCTGCATCTGTTGGCCGTACGCGGGCATGAAACCAACCTGATTCTGCATCGCCTGTCCCTGAGGGTTTTGATAGGGGCCATGGATGGTGAATGCGCCTGGCTCGCCCGCTGCCGGAATCTCATAATCTCCGGAATGCACGCCGTCCGGGTAGGCATTTCCGGTCAGGACAGAATCGGTGATCTGGTGACAGGCAGTGCAACTGATCCCCTCGCGGGCATGGGGGTCTACCAGGGCCTGTTCTGCCCGATAAAAGCCATCCTCAAGCCCTACTCCCGTCTGATGCGCGTGGGTTCTGGCCATGGGGCTGTGGCAGGTAAGGCATTTGTCTTCAATAAAACCGGCCAGATGCGGGAAGGTTTCCGCCTCATGCATCATGTTGGCCCGGAAATACGGGTCAGTAAACGCGTTGGCCATGACGCTGCTTTTCCAGTCTGCAAAAGGGCTGATATCCACTCCACCCGGTGACGGCTGCACCGCCGATACTTGCGGGTCCGGAGCCCTCAGCACTGCCGGACTATCGCCAGGATTGCTGGCCGTATGGCACTGCCCGCAGTCCGCCGCCGCCAGGAATACACCGGTTGGGCTCCAGTGCTCGACCTGGGTTGTCAGTGACGGCAGAACATCCTCGGGTGGTTCGTTCGGATCGGTGTCATCGCCAGCGTTCTCTGCCGACCCGCCACCATCACTGCAGGCGGTCAGGACGATTACCGAAAGTGCGACAAATCGCCGCAGAAATGCCCCATGCTGGCTGAATGCTTTCATAGACACCTCGAAAAATTTCCCGTGTTTCAGACTGATACACAAACGAAACCCTGACTTTGACCCTGATCAAAATTTCATCAGGGCAAATACCAGCCTGGCAGAAGCGACACGTTGTAGGCAGCGTGTAGAATCACACAGGGCACGAGAGACCCGTGGCGGTCCCGGAAGTATCCGAAAACCAGCGCAGGCACAAAAACCAGCCAGGCCATGAGGTGGGTTCGATAAACCAGATGCCAGGCGGTAAAAAGGAGCGCTGCAAACAGGTTTGCGCATGACAGACCCGCAACACCCCGTTTGCCCAGGGAGGTTCCCGACAGCCAGCCCTGTACCACCCCCCTGAAGGCCAGTTCCTCAATAACGGGGGCCCAGAGAATCAAAGACAGGATCGACAGAAGATCCGCGTCCTGCCAGCCGCTCCCATCGAATAGAATGGTCAGCACAATGCTGACCAGGCAGCCGGCCACCAGCGCAACCAAGAACTGCCAATCCGACATCAGCCGTTTGGGGGCAATCAGGCCCAATTGAGCCCGGAGGGAGATGGATTCCTGCATAAGCTGAGAGTGCCTGGCCGGCCAGAATTCAGACCCTGAATACTAGAGCAAACCGTGCAGGAAAGTCAGGCGCCACAAACAGAAAAGCGGAGCAAGGCACCGCTTTTCTGAAAGGTGTTAACTGCCTTCAGGCGCTCTGACGCTGGCCTGATCGGCCCCGGTTTCCACCGCCATTCTGGCTACGGCCACCGCTGCGACCACCCGGCTTGGCACCGAAGCTTTTCGGCTTTCCACCGGGACGACCATTGCCACCGCCGTTACCATTACGGTTACGGGCGCGGCTAGGGTCAGCCTTTGCCTTGGGCTTGAGCGGCAGGTTGTTCTTCGGCTCAAAACCTTCCACTTCCTTGCGTGGCAGCTGCTTCTTGATCAGCTTCTCGATGCCTGCGAGCAGTTTGCCTTCATCGGCACTGACCAGTGACAGGGCATGGCCACTCTCGCCAGCGCGACCGGTTCGGCCGATACGATGCACATAGTCTTCCGGCACGTTCGGCAGCTCAAAGTTCACCACCTGGGGCAGTTGCTTGATGTCCAGGCCGCGGGCAGCGATATCCGTAGCTACCAGAACACGCACTTCGCCGGCCTTGAAGTCCGCCAGCGCGCGGGTGCGGGCGCCCTGTGACTTGTTGCCGTGGATGGCAGCCGCGGTGATGCCGTCCTTCTCCAGTTTCTGGGTCAGGCGGTTGGCACCGTGCTTGGTCCGGGTGAAGACCAGCACCTGATCCCAGCTGTTGTCCCGAACCAGCTTGCTCAAAAGAGCCGTCTTCTGGCTCTGGTCTACCGGATACACCGACTGTTTTACCTTTTCAGCGGTGGTGTTCCGGGCGGCGACTTCCACCTGCACCGGGTTATTCAGCAGGCCTTCGGCAAGCTTGCGAATATCGTTGGAGAAGGTGGCAGAGAACAACAGGTTCTGGCGCTTGGCCGGCAGCAGCGCAAGGATCTTGCGAATGTCACGGATAAAGCCCATATCCAACATGCGGTCGGCTTCGTCCAGAACCAGGATTTCCACTTCGTTGAAGCGCACCGCGTTCTGCTGGTAAAGATCCATCAGACGGCCGGGCGTTGCCACCAGAACGTCCAGGCCCTTGCGCAGCTTCATCATCTGCGGATTGATTTTCACGCCACCGAAGACCACAGCCGCCTTGGTGGGGATGTATTTGCTGTAAAGGTTCACGCTGTCATGAACCTGCGCCGCCAGCTCACGGGTAGGCGTCAGAATCAGGGCGCGGGGGCCTTTGCCGGTGCGCGGGTTTTCGCCCAGGCGCTGCAGC
This genomic stretch from Marinobacter salsuginis harbors:
- a CDS encoding OmpW/AlkL family protein; translated protein: MSRTFKLGVLAAAVMAAAPAVQAYEAGDFIGRVGVATVDPDSSSSNLNSNALGEIDGAKVSVDSNSQLGLTATYMLTDQIGVGVLAATPFKHDIKGDGAALGGTGKLAETKHLPPTITLQYFPMPSGSKFQPYVGAGINYTNFFEEKTTQTLTTTYDAVAGNPGINGTDIELDDSFGLAAEIGLDYMITENVGINAAVWWIDIDTEATINAYAGNAVADTSTIDVDIDPWVYMVGVSYKF
- the mrtJ gene encoding JDVT-CTERM system glutamic-type intramembrane protease MrtJ — encoded protein: MQESISLRAQLGLIAPKRLMSDWQFLVALVAGCLVSIVLTILFDGSGWQDADLLSILSLILWAPVIEELAFRGVVQGWLSGTSLGKRGVAGLSCANLFAALLFTAWHLVYRTHLMAWLVFVPALVFGYFRDRHGSLVPCVILHAAYNVSLLPGWYLP
- a CDS encoding DEAD/DEAH box helicase translates to MSFSSLGLSEQLVRATSDQGYDTPSPIQAQAIPAVLSGRDVMAAAQTGTGKTAGFTLPLLQRLGENPRTGKGPRALILTPTRELAAQVHDSVNLYSKYIPTKAAVVFGGVKINPQMMKLRKGLDVLVATPGRLMDLYQQNAVRFNEVEILVLDEADRMLDMGFIRDIRKILALLPAKRQNLLFSATFSNDIRKLAEGLLNNPVQVEVAARNTTAEKVKQSVYPVDQSQKTALLSKLVRDNSWDQVLVFTRTKHGANRLTQKLEKDGITAAAIHGNKSQGARTRALADFKAGEVRVLVATDIAARGLDIKQLPQVVNFELPNVPEDYVHRIGRTGRAGESGHALSLVSADEGKLLAGIEKLIKKQLPRKEVEGFEPKNNLPLKPKAKADPSRARNRNGNGGGNGRPGGKPKSFGAKPGGRSGGRSQNGGGNRGRSGQRQSA